A window from Roseburia sp. 499 encodes these proteins:
- a CDS encoding alpha/beta fold hydrolase encodes MAYFKYHSHNIYFEEIGMGTPLLFLHGNTASSVMFSEIKETYAKDYRVILIDFLGCGKSERIQTWAEDLWYDEAMQAICLLDEKGYQNVNIIGTSGGALAGINIALERPDLVNKIIADSFEGEKANPLITENLRIGREASKNDVGSKMFYEMMNGSDWESVIDADTKSVIAHAEHIINFFHKPINTLKAKILFTGSKEDPFFPEGFYENLFHDMIGKVEHGKQFLFEHGGHPAMISNQEEFILISKAFFSNQD; translated from the coding sequence ATGGCTTATTTTAAATATCACTCACACAACATTTATTTTGAAGAAATTGGCATGGGTACACCCCTTCTTTTCCTACACGGAAATACGGCATCATCCGTAATGTTTTCTGAAATCAAAGAAACGTATGCAAAGGATTACAGAGTAATTCTAATAGATTTCCTTGGTTGCGGAAAATCAGAGCGTATTCAGACATGGGCTGAAGATTTATGGTATGACGAAGCAATGCAGGCGATATGCCTTTTGGACGAAAAGGGATACCAAAATGTAAATATTATCGGCACAAGCGGAGGCGCTCTTGCAGGTATTAATATTGCATTGGAACGTCCAGATCTTGTAAATAAAATAATTGCTGACAGTTTTGAAGGCGAGAAGGCAAATCCTCTCATTACCGAAAACTTACGCATAGGAAGAGAGGCATCCAAAAATGATGTTGGCTCAAAAATGTTTTATGAGATGATGAATGGTTCAGATTGGGAATCTGTGATTGATGCTGATACAAAATCTGTAATTGCACATGCAGAACATATCATTAACTTTTTTCATAAACCAATTAATACTCTAAAGGCAAAAATACTCTTTACCGGAAGCAAAGAAGATCCTTTCTTCCCTGAAGGTTTTTACGAAAATCTGTTTCATGACATGATCGGCAAAGTTGAGCATGGAAAGCAGTTTTTATTTGAACATGGCGGTCATCCCGCAATGATATCAAACCAAGAAGAATTTATATTAATAAGCAAGGCATTTTTTTCAAACCAAGATTAA
- a CDS encoding GIY-YIG nuclease family protein: MKQNVTYILECSDHTLYTGWTNDIEKRLEAHNSGQGAKYTRGRRPVKLVYLEVHNTKQEAMKREAFIKRLPRIQKEELIQQYAAMLKENL, from the coding sequence ATGAAACAGAATGTAACGTATATTTTGGAATGTAGCGATCATACATTGTATACAGGATGGACAAATGATATAGAGAAACGTTTAGAAGCGCATAATAGCGGACAAGGAGCTAAATACACCAGAGGCAGACGACCGGTAAAATTGGTATATTTAGAAGTTCATAATACGAAACAAGAAGCTATGAAAAGGGAAGCCTTTATAAAAAGGCTTCCTAGAATACAAAAAGAAGAACTGATACAGCAATATGCCGCAATGTTAAAAGAGAACTTATAA
- the trhA gene encoding PAQR family membrane homeostasis protein TrhA — protein sequence MKFKLKEPGSSITHFIGMLMALFAATPLLIRASTNPDKVHVISLAIFIISMVLLYAASATYHALDLSEHTNRILRKLDHMMIFVLIAGSYTPVCVIVLGGKLGYTLLALVWGIALVGILIKGFWITCPKWFSSVLYIAMGWVCVLAFTQIINSLSAQAFGWLLAGGIIYTIGGVIYALKLPIFNAKHKNFGSHEIFHLFVMGGSICHFIVMYCFVAKMPLL from the coding sequence ATGAAATTCAAATTAAAAGAACCCGGAAGTTCCATTACCCATTTTATCGGTATGCTAATGGCACTATTCGCCGCAACTCCATTGCTAATACGAGCTTCCACCAATCCGGACAAAGTTCATGTTATATCACTTGCTATTTTTATTATCAGCATGGTCCTACTATATGCAGCAAGCGCCACTTATCATGCATTGGATTTATCTGAACACACAAATCGTATTTTACGCAAACTGGATCACATGATGATTTTTGTTTTAATTGCAGGTAGCTATACTCCGGTATGTGTTATCGTACTCGGCGGTAAATTAGGTTATACGCTTCTTGCTTTAGTATGGGGAATTGCCCTTGTAGGAATTCTGATAAAAGGCTTTTGGATTACTTGTCCGAAATGGTTCTCTTCGGTTCTGTATATTGCAATGGGCTGGGTATGTGTACTTGCTTTTACCCAAATTATTAACTCCCTTTCCGCTCAAGCCTTTGGTTGGCTTTTAGCAGGTGGAATTATTTACACGATTGGCGGTGTTATCTACGCATTGAAACTCCCCATTTTCAATGCCAAACATAAAAATTTCGGTTCTCATGAAATCTTTCACTTGTTTGTTATGGGCGGAAGCATTTGCCACTTCATTGTAATGTATTGTTTTGTAGCAAAAATGCCGCTGTTATAA
- a CDS encoding TIGR03915 family putative DNA repair protein: protein MYIFLCEDSVDGIFTGVYDAWASHYGHRNISLTTRTPDNYTLFDEYISVTPDAEKSHKVGNTLLQRLGANVYSQICEAASALEEPSRKSNQLSKADAIYRTIVLGLSLKDGRHVLEYLGEPYVNRVFQLSRATSNEAHHLLGFLRFQELENGVLFARIHPKNDVLPLLGDHFSDRLPEENFMIYDETRKKAALHRKGSYFFLTGTEGLNEEMLHRFSSEELEYQRLWCGFFESIAIEARRNPKLQNQNIPKRFQKDAVEFSSNSYN from the coding sequence ATGTATATTTTTCTTTGCGAGGACAGTGTCGATGGCATCTTCACCGGAGTATATGATGCTTGGGCAAGTCATTATGGCCATCGTAATATATCTCTTACCACACGCACACCGGACAATTACACTTTATTTGACGAATACATTTCCGTCACTCCCGATGCAGAAAAGAGCCACAAAGTTGGAAATACATTACTGCAACGTCTAGGCGCAAATGTTTATTCACAAATTTGCGAGGCTGCATCCGCTCTGGAAGAACCTTCTCGCAAGTCCAACCAACTCTCTAAGGCGGATGCTATCTATCGGACCATTGTACTGGGACTTTCGCTCAAAGATGGTCGCCACGTCTTGGAATACTTGGGAGAACCTTATGTAAACCGAGTATTTCAACTTTCACGTGCTACCAGTAATGAAGCCCACCATCTTCTTGGATTTTTACGATTTCAGGAATTGGAGAATGGAGTTCTTTTTGCCCGTATCCACCCCAAGAACGATGTGCTTCCTTTATTGGGCGACCATTTCTCCGACCGCTTACCGGAAGAAAACTTCATGATTTATGATGAGACACGAAAAAAGGCCGCTCTGCACCGGAAAGGTTCTTACTTTTTCCTTACCGGCACCGAGGGCCTGAATGAAGAAATGTTACATCGTTTTTCTTCGGAAGAACTGGAATATCAACGGCTGTGGTGTGGCTTTTTTGAAAGCATTGCCATTGAAGCCAGACGCAATCCCAAACTACAAAACCAAAATATTCCGAAACGTTTCCAGAAAGACGCAGTGGAATTTTCTTCTAATTCTTATAACTGA
- a CDS encoding chemotaxis protein CheW, with product MDDKELTINGMFKYLTFWANGNIYAVSSIDVLQLIEMPFITPIPEMPDYVKGILHLRGENIPVIDLGLRLQEAAVEKSNTARIVVLSTKDGDLGLIVESIGEIIDLASNDISTIPKIADPTGKHIISSVALHNGRLIPVLDIVTILSDDALKNIDLQQKSDIKNQ from the coding sequence ATGGATGACAAAGAATTAACAATCAATGGTATGTTCAAATATCTTACTTTTTGGGCAAATGGAAATATTTATGCTGTTTCCAGCATCGATGTACTGCAGCTGATTGAAATGCCCTTTATCACTCCAATTCCAGAAATGCCAGACTATGTCAAAGGAATTCTGCATTTACGCGGCGAAAATATTCCTGTTATTGACCTAGGTCTGCGTCTTCAGGAAGCTGCTGTAGAAAAAAGCAATACCGCAAGAATCGTTGTACTTTCTACTAAAGATGGAGATTTGGGATTAATTGTAGAATCTATTGGAGAGATTATCGACTTGGCTTCTAACGATATTTCCACAATTCCCAAAATTGCAGACCCCACCGGAAAACATATTATTTCCAGTGTCGCACTACATAATGGAAGATTGATTCCAGTTTTAGATATTGTGACAATTCTGTCTGACGATGCACTGAAAAACATCGATTTGCAACAGAAAAGCGATATAAAAAATCAGTAA
- a CDS encoding M23 family metallopeptidase: protein MRNGKTTTGLRQKSYVIAAVIMLAAVFGMTGIYYSQQNKKQEAKLAKEQEEMEKQEAAKEKEEALKKEQQAKKEEEKQQETEAVSGIIPPQSTDFLDAPEATIEKESVAQEVEFHFDTENMSWPLQGNVIMNYSMDQTIYFATLDQYKYNPAIVIQAEINAPVEAVSAGKVISIENNAETGTTVTVDMGDGYSAVYGQLKEIAWNTGDSVAAGEVIGYVSEPTKYYSVEGANLYFELLKDGAPVNPMEYLE from the coding sequence ATGAGAAATGGAAAAACAACGACAGGACTGAGGCAAAAATCGTATGTTATTGCAGCGGTAATTATGTTGGCAGCGGTATTCGGTATGACTGGTATCTACTATTCTCAGCAGAATAAGAAGCAGGAAGCAAAGCTGGCAAAAGAGCAGGAAGAAATGGAAAAACAGGAAGCAGCGAAAGAGAAAGAAGAAGCTTTGAAAAAGGAGCAGCAGGCAAAAAAAGAGGAAGAAAAACAGCAGGAGACAGAAGCAGTGTCAGGGATTATTCCTCCACAGAGTACTGATTTTCTGGATGCACCGGAAGCGACGATAGAAAAAGAATCCGTTGCACAAGAAGTAGAGTTTCACTTTGATACGGAAAATATGAGTTGGCCATTGCAGGGAAATGTAATTATGAATTACAGCATGGATCAGACCATATATTTTGCAACATTGGATCAGTATAAATATAATCCGGCAATTGTCATTCAGGCAGAGATAAATGCTCCGGTAGAGGCAGTATCAGCTGGAAAAGTAATATCTATAGAGAATAATGCGGAAACAGGAACAACTGTAACAGTAGATATGGGAGATGGTTACAGTGCGGTATACGGACAGCTCAAAGAGATTGCATGGAATACAGGAGACAGTGTGGCAGCAGGTGAAGTCATTGGTTATGTAAGCGAGCCAACAAAATATTATTCCGTCGAAGGTGCGAACTTGTACTTTGAATTATTGAAGGATGGAGCACCGGTAAACCCAATGGAGTATCTGGAATAA
- a CDS encoding IS1634 family transposase produces the protein MYICITGSKNNKDVYIKQSYRKDNGKTSSRIYKKLGKYNDLLEQFSGDEKEMMAWAKKEAEKETNLFNQRKEKVSVSFSPLSRIPLEEDRFFNVGYLFLQQLCSELRLDNICRNIRTRHKFNYDFHAILTDLIYARILSPSSKLSSYSYCQSLLEPPKYSLQNLYRALSVIAQESDFIQEELYKNSNFIHPRNQRILYYDCTNYYFEIEEEDSIKKYGKSKENRPNPIVTMGLFMDADGIPLAFDIFPGNQNEQTTLKPLEKKILQDFNCSDFIFCSDAGLGSADNRRFNSIGNRSYIITHSLKKMKKEDRDIAMNPTQFRKTGTTSFVDLRTLDETDEEVFNSIYYKEVPVVTGDMDETLIVTYSPKYKAYQRKVRARQIERAEKLIASPGSKRKGKNQNDPMRFVKKTLVTTDGEIAENQVYGLDEDLIRKEELYDGFYAVITNLEGDINEIIKINKQRWEIEENFRIMKTEFEARPVYVRRDDRIKAHFMTCYISLLLYRLLEKKLESDFTCSQILETLRNMNVTLLSKDGGYIPSYKRTKLTDALHNAFGFRTDFEFLSKAFMRTIIKQTKQIK, from the coding sequence ATGTATATATGTATTACTGGCAGCAAAAATAACAAAGATGTTTATATCAAACAATCTTACCGCAAAGATAATGGAAAGACTTCTTCCCGCATCTATAAGAAACTCGGAAAATACAACGATCTTTTAGAACAGTTTTCTGGAGACGAAAAAGAAATGATGGCATGGGCTAAAAAGGAAGCCGAAAAAGAAACAAATCTTTTTAATCAGAGAAAAGAGAAAGTGTCCGTTTCTTTTTCACCTCTTTCACGCATTCCATTGGAGGAAGATAGATTTTTTAATGTCGGATATCTGTTTTTACAGCAGCTCTGTAGCGAATTAAGACTGGATAACATCTGCAGAAACATTCGTACCCGCCATAAATTCAACTATGATTTTCATGCCATCCTTACAGATTTGATTTATGCCAGAATTCTTTCCCCATCCAGTAAACTGAGCAGCTATTCTTACTGCCAATCTCTCCTGGAACCACCAAAATATTCTCTTCAAAATCTGTATCGCGCACTCTCTGTTATTGCACAGGAATCCGATTTCATACAAGAAGAGCTCTACAAGAACTCTAACTTCATACATCCAAGAAATCAACGTATCCTCTATTATGACTGCACGAATTACTACTTTGAAATTGAAGAAGAAGACAGCATCAAAAAGTATGGAAAAAGCAAAGAAAACCGTCCAAACCCGATTGTTACTATGGGCTTGTTTATGGATGCAGATGGCATTCCTTTAGCCTTTGACATTTTTCCTGGAAATCAGAATGAGCAGACAACATTAAAACCATTAGAGAAAAAGATTCTTCAGGATTTTAACTGCAGCGATTTTATCTTTTGTTCCGATGCGGGTCTCGGCAGTGCAGACAACCGACGTTTTAACAGCATTGGAAATCGTTCATACATCATCACACACTCTTTGAAAAAAATGAAAAAAGAGGATCGTGATATTGCCATGAATCCAACACAGTTCCGAAAAACAGGAACAACTTCATTTGTTGATCTTCGCACTTTGGATGAAACAGACGAAGAGGTCTTCAACTCTATCTATTACAAGGAAGTTCCCGTTGTTACAGGAGACATGGATGAGACCCTCATTGTCACCTACTCTCCTAAATATAAGGCATATCAGAGAAAAGTACGTGCCCGTCAGATTGAACGTGCCGAAAAGCTTATTGCCTCTCCGGGTTCAAAGCGAAAAGGAAAAAATCAAAACGACCCTATGCGCTTTGTCAAAAAGACATTAGTCACTACTGATGGCGAGATTGCTGAAAATCAGGTCTATGGGCTTGATGAAGATTTGATTCGAAAAGAAGAGCTATATGATGGCTTCTATGCTGTTATCACAAATCTTGAAGGAGATATCAATGAGATTATAAAGATCAACAAACAACGCTGGGAGATTGAAGAAAACTTCCGTATTATGAAGACGGAATTCGAAGCACGGCCTGTGTACGTTAGAAGAGATGACCGTATCAAGGCTCATTTTATGACATGTTATATCAGCCTGCTTCTCTATCGTCTGCTTGAGAAAAAACTTGAATCAGACTTCACCTGCAGCCAGATATTGGAAACCTTAAGAAATATGAATGTGACACTGTTGTCAAAAGACGGTGGATATATACCATCGTATAAACGCACAAAACTTACCGATGCTTTACACAATGCATTCGGATTTAGGACAGACTTTGAATTCCTCTCAAAAGCTTTCATGCGAACCATCATAAAACAAACAAAACAGATTAAATAG
- a CDS encoding SpoIID/LytB domain-containing protein: MKEKIKTFFSVCVLVIAIPYIVTLLFQGDETSITENSTLAQTQESEIDVEEYVKGVVAKQISLESETETLKAQTVIARTMIVKAQEEGKELPESMDTQKLLELWGQKGFEEKYNVLEEAVAATKGEILTWQGKPAEAAYHAVSAGVTRNGQVTLGREDVPYLGAVDSEYDISSPNYLKVIFMEKTELAEKLQKADNSLVLNPDEIPGNIQIIARDDSGYVTQVQIGTVTLSGEQFRQYLDLNSACFYIKEVEGQVRILTKGLGHGLGLSQYGANEMAKKGKDYKEILNYYYKGLELKTY; this comes from the coding sequence ATGAAAGAAAAAATAAAGACGTTTTTTTCCGTTTGTGTATTAGTAATTGCGATTCCTTATATTGTTACGTTGTTGTTTCAGGGCGATGAGACAAGCATTACAGAAAACAGCACGTTGGCACAGACACAGGAAAGTGAAATAGATGTTGAAGAATATGTCAAAGGAGTAGTGGCAAAACAGATTTCTCTGGAAAGTGAAACGGAAACGCTGAAGGCGCAAACGGTTATTGCAAGGACAATGATTGTAAAGGCTCAGGAGGAGGGAAAAGAGCTACCCGAATCTATGGATACTCAAAAACTATTGGAATTATGGGGACAGAAAGGATTTGAAGAAAAGTATAATGTGTTGGAGGAAGCGGTAGCAGCGACAAAAGGAGAGATTCTGACTTGGCAGGGAAAACCTGCTGAAGCGGCATATCATGCAGTCTCTGCGGGAGTAACAAGGAATGGCCAGGTGACTTTGGGAAGGGAAGATGTTCCTTATTTAGGGGCCGTAGACAGTGAATATGATATTTCTTCTCCTAATTATTTGAAGGTTATTTTTATGGAAAAAACAGAGTTGGCAGAAAAACTGCAGAAAGCGGATAATTCTTTGGTGTTGAATCCGGACGAAATACCGGGAAATATCCAGATTATAGCGAGAGATGATAGTGGATATGTGACACAGGTACAGATTGGGACAGTAACCTTGTCGGGAGAGCAGTTTCGGCAATATCTGGACTTGAACTCTGCATGTTTTTACATAAAAGAGGTGGAAGGCCAGGTGCGTATTCTTACCAAAGGACTTGGACATGGATTGGGACTTAGCCAATATGGGGCAAACGAAATGGCAAAAAAGGGAAAAGATTATAAGGAAATTTTGAATTATTACTATAAAGGATTAGAACTGAAAACGTATTAA
- a CDS encoding putative DNA modification/repair radical SAM protein, with translation MNLQMNMDLMEKLTILSDAAKYDVACTSSGVDRKGTGKGMGNSIAPGICHTFSADGRCVSLLKILFTNECIFNCAYCLNNCNSDVKRAAFTPEEVCTITMEFYRRNYIEGLFLSSGIMISPNYTMDLIYQTVYQLRTIHHFNGYIHVKAIPGADPVLVEKTGFLADRMSINLELPTSDGLKQLAPYKSRKTILKPMRQIQNGIAENKHELMVYHKAPTFVPAGQSTQMIIGATPENDFQIMSVAEGLYKKFSLKRVFYSAFVNVNNNSNLPTTAGGPPLLREHRLYQADWLLRYYNFEVSELLSEDRPDFNIFLDPKCDWALRHLEYFPVEINRASYQTLLRVPGIGYKSAERIVKARKMNKLTFDDLKKIGVVLKRALYFITCSGKMMYNTKLEENYICENLLRDKTQIPREIREGGYQQLSFFDQDMRADFHLTDAQIIPPGQQITAI, from the coding sequence ATGAATTTGCAGATGAATATGGATTTGATGGAAAAACTGACGATTTTATCTGATGCCGCTAAATATGACGTTGCCTGTACTTCCAGCGGGGTAGACCGCAAGGGAACCGGGAAGGGAATGGGGAATTCCATTGCCCCGGGAATCTGCCATACTTTTTCTGCTGATGGACGCTGTGTTTCTCTTTTGAAAATCCTCTTTACCAATGAATGTATTTTTAACTGTGCCTATTGTCTAAATAATTGCAACAGTGACGTAAAGCGTGCTGCTTTTACACCGGAAGAAGTCTGCACCATTACTATGGAATTTTACCGCCGTAACTATATTGAAGGATTATTTTTAAGCTCCGGCATTATGATAAGTCCTAACTATACCATGGACCTAATTTATCAAACTGTTTATCAATTAAGAACCATTCACCACTTCAATGGTTATATTCATGTAAAGGCAATTCCGGGAGCAGACCCGGTACTTGTGGAAAAGACCGGCTTCCTTGCAGATCGTATGAGCATAAATTTAGAGCTTCCTACTTCCGATGGTCTGAAACAGCTTGCCCCTTATAAATCACGGAAAACTATTTTAAAGCCAATGCGTCAGATTCAAAATGGCATTGCAGAAAATAAACACGAACTTATGGTATACCATAAAGCTCCCACCTTTGTCCCCGCCGGTCAATCTACACAAATGATTATTGGCGCCACCCCGGAAAATGACTTCCAGATTATGAGCGTAGCAGAAGGGCTTTATAAAAAGTTTTCTTTAAAACGTGTCTTTTATTCTGCTTTTGTAAACGTAAATAATAATTCCAATCTTCCGACCACTGCCGGAGGACCACCACTATTACGGGAACACCGCCTTTATCAGGCAGACTGGTTACTGCGGTACTACAACTTTGAAGTATCGGAATTATTGTCAGAAGACCGACCTGACTTTAATATATTTCTTGACCCTAAATGTGACTGGGCACTACGACATCTGGAATACTTCCCTGTAGAAATTAATCGTGCCAGTTACCAAACTCTGCTACGCGTTCCGGGCATCGGCTACAAATCTGCAGAACGCATTGTAAAGGCGCGCAAAATGAACAAACTTACCTTTGATGATCTTAAAAAAATCGGAGTCGTATTGAAGCGGGCACTTTACTTTATTACCTGTTCCGGCAAGATGATGTATAACACCAAACTAGAAGAAAACTATATCTGTGAGAATCTTTTGCGGGATAAAACACAAATTCCCAGAGAAATCCGCGAAGGTGGCTACCAACAGTTGAGTTTCTTTGACCAGGATATGCGTGCAGACTTTCACCTCACCGATGCACAGATTATTCCACCGGGACAACAAATTACCGCCATATAA
- a CDS encoding DEAD/DEAH box helicase yields METVRFDELNLSPQILRGIQEMGFEAASPIQSQAIPVVLAGGDVIGQAQTGTGKTAAFGIPLLMKADPQNKKTQSIVLCPTRELAVQVADEIRKLAKYMHGVKVLPVYGGQEISKQIRSLKGGAQIIVGTPGRVMDHLRRKTIKCDYINTIVLDEADEMLNMGFREDIETVLGYLKEDRQVVLFSATMPKAIMDITRKYQKNATTIKVVKKELTVPNIEQYYYDVKRKDKVEVLSRLLDVYNPKLSLVFCNTKRMVEELVTALQGRGYFAEGLHGDMKQQQRDRVMKNFRDGKTEILVATDVAARGIDVDDVEAVFNFDVPQDDEYYVHRIGRTGRAGRTGRSFTFVKGKEVYKLKDIQRYCKTKILAQKIPTMEDVAQVKLEKIMDKVSAIVEEEDLTPMLDMIESQVNESDYTAMDIAAAFLKMAMGGNDEQGSEKDNFDFGDTGAEEGMVRLFINIGKKQKVKPGDILGAIAGESGMPGKLVGAIDMFDKYTFVEVPREYGREVLLALAGAKIKGKSISIEPANQK; encoded by the coding sequence ATGGAAACAGTAAGATTTGATGAATTAAATTTATCCCCTCAGATATTGAGAGGAATTCAGGAAATGGGATTTGAAGCGGCTAGTCCGATTCAGAGTCAGGCGATTCCTGTAGTGCTTGCAGGAGGCGATGTAATCGGTCAGGCTCAGACAGGAACCGGAAAGACAGCTGCATTCGGAATCCCTTTATTAATGAAAGCAGACCCACAAAATAAGAAGACACAGTCTATTGTTCTGTGTCCTACTAGAGAACTGGCAGTTCAAGTGGCAGATGAGATTCGCAAGTTAGCGAAATATATGCATGGAGTAAAAGTGCTTCCGGTATATGGAGGTCAGGAAATCAGCAAGCAAATACGTTCCTTAAAGGGAGGAGCACAGATTATTGTGGGAACTCCGGGTCGTGTTATGGATCACTTAAGAAGAAAGACAATTAAATGTGACTATATTAATACGATTGTTTTGGATGAAGCAGATGAAATGCTCAACATGGGATTCCGTGAAGATATTGAAACAGTGTTAGGATATCTGAAGGAAGACCGTCAGGTAGTACTTTTCTCGGCAACTATGCCAAAGGCAATTATGGATATTACCAGAAAATATCAGAAGAATGCTACTACGATTAAAGTGGTAAAGAAGGAACTGACTGTTCCGAATATTGAACAGTATTACTATGATGTAAAGCGAAAAGATAAAGTAGAGGTGCTAAGCCGACTTTTGGATGTATACAATCCAAAGCTTTCTCTGGTATTCTGTAATACCAAGCGTATGGTAGAGGAATTGGTAACAGCATTGCAGGGAAGAGGCTATTTTGCGGAAGGGCTTCATGGCGATATGAAGCAACAGCAACGTGATCGTGTTATGAAGAATTTCCGTGATGGAAAGACAGAGATTTTGGTGGCAACAGACGTAGCAGCTCGTGGAATCGATGTGGATGATGTAGAGGCAGTTTTTAATTTTGACGTTCCGCAGGATGACGAATATTATGTACACCGTATCGGAAGAACCGGACGTGCAGGAAGAACAGGGCGTTCCTTTACCTTTGTAAAAGGAAAAGAAGTATATAAACTGAAGGACATTCAGCGGTACTGCAAGACCAAGATTCTTGCTCAGAAGATTCCAACCATGGAGGATGTAGCTCAAGTCAAACTGGAAAAAATCATGGATAAGGTATCTGCCATAGTTGAAGAAGAGGATTTGACACCAATGCTTGATATGATTGAAAGCCAGGTAAATGAGTCAGATTATACCGCTATGGATATTGCAGCAGCCTTTTTGAAAATGGCTATGGGTGGAAATGATGAGCAGGGTTCGGAAAAGGATAATTTTGACTTCGGAGATACCGGAGCAGAAGAAGGAATGGTTCGTCTTTTCATTAATATAGGAAAGAAACAGAAAGTGAAGCCTGGAGATATTTTAGGAGCCATCGCTGGAGAATCCGGAATGCCGGGAAAACTGGTAGGAGCCATTGATATGTTTGATAAATATACTTTTGTAGAAGTGCCGAGAGAATATGGAAGAGAAGTGCTTTTGGCATTAGCAGGAGCTAAGATAAAAGGTAAGAGTATCAGCATCGAGCCAGCAAACCAGAAATAA